In the genome of Deinococcus deserti VCD115, one region contains:
- a CDS encoding LptA/OstA family protein encodes MKRTVLIAALLTTAATTVLAQNAQNRRLEVTGAPRGDLRNGPLTYTGSPVNAKVSTLTIRASQAVVTAPAGTPIMQAEGKKTGTFTGNVQVTRGRLSARGEKLTYSEASGQGVLSGTPSASFAPESKEDGDTVSIKASQMSLDVDNNLSTSTGNVTLTNGIQSGRAEKLVFDEDRELAQLTGTPSLTRAPKGNQKELVITGQEVRALTKAKTLYVRGGVKLVQGTTTTTGDAVYYDDRKNVAYVVGNAVSTDSKTGAKIVAPASGYIEQNTALGRVLRKNAAYKIPTEQFKLRGEK; translated from the coding sequence ATGAAACGAACTGTCCTGATTGCTGCCCTGCTGACCACCGCCGCCACCACCGTGCTGGCCCAGAATGCCCAGAACCGCCGCCTGGAGGTCACCGGCGCACCGCGCGGCGACCTGCGCAACGGTCCGCTGACCTATACCGGCAGCCCGGTCAACGCGAAGGTCAGCACCCTGACCATCCGTGCCTCGCAAGCTGTGGTTACCGCCCCAGCCGGGACCCCCATCATGCAGGCCGAGGGCAAGAAAACCGGCACCTTCACCGGCAACGTTCAGGTCACCCGTGGGCGCCTGAGTGCCCGGGGCGAGAAGTTGACCTACAGCGAGGCCAGTGGTCAGGGGGTCCTGAGTGGCACGCCCAGCGCGAGCTTCGCTCCCGAGAGTAAAGAGGACGGCGACACTGTGAGCATCAAGGCGTCGCAGATGAGCCTGGACGTGGACAACAACCTGTCGACCAGCACAGGCAACGTCACCCTGACCAACGGCATCCAAAGTGGCCGCGCCGAGAAACTGGTGTTTGACGAGGACCGAGAGCTGGCGCAGCTGACCGGTACCCCCAGCCTGACCCGCGCCCCCAAGGGCAACCAGAAGGAACTGGTGATCACCGGTCAGGAGGTCCGCGCCCTGACCAAGGCCAAGACCCTGTACGTGCGCGGCGGCGTCAAGCTGGTCCAGGGAACCACCACCACCACCGGAGACGCCGTGTACTACGACGACCGGAAGAATGTCGCTTATGTCGTGGGCAATGCGGTCAGCACCGACAGCAAGACCGGAGCCAAGATCGTGGCGCCGGCCAGCGGTTACATCGAGCAGAACACCGCCCTGGGGCGCGTGCTGCGTAAGAATGCAGCCTACAAGATTCCAACTGAACAATTTAAACTGCGCGGCGAGAAGTAA
- a CDS encoding LptA/OstA family protein has product MRSPAPLLTLGLLTLVALTPAPLAQTSGQPAPPGPAAPAAPASPPTEPAAQPAGCVEGAETSCTELVRTGNDGKERRIRILRTGTSDETGIDAVCGPREGEPEGTPTLLVLSESGARGIEISIDKNLIRVPLAIVTQKEKGDGAKSDGRIEASAGTARVLDEVPEGATDRLALCGVEAIPKPAPDTVLVTQGRTQLKGQKLVYDEADGVARIDGPITFDRENGKDSLSGTSQRIEVNVDAETTTLVGSVVLNSAGGRISRAARVEYDDTRNLARLIGTPEQPAESVKGGDKLSAGMILYDLEHNEVYAVKAEGGTITGEFLEQEEAPATDAPAPAPTAPPGSTPANPPTRP; this is encoded by the coding sequence ATGCGCTCCCCTGCTCCGCTGCTGACGCTGGGTCTGCTGACGCTGGTGGCCCTCACTCCGGCACCCCTGGCCCAGACCAGTGGTCAGCCGGCTCCCCCGGGCCCGGCGGCTCCGGCTGCGCCTGCCTCGCCTCCCACCGAGCCCGCCGCACAGCCAGCCGGTTGCGTGGAGGGAGCTGAAACGTCCTGCACGGAACTGGTCCGTACGGGCAACGACGGCAAGGAACGCCGGATCCGCATCCTGCGCACCGGGACCAGCGACGAGACAGGCATTGACGCGGTATGCGGCCCGCGTGAAGGTGAGCCTGAGGGCACCCCCACCCTGCTGGTGCTGAGCGAATCCGGGGCACGCGGCATTGAGATCAGCATCGACAAGAACCTGATCCGCGTGCCGCTGGCCATCGTGACGCAGAAGGAAAAGGGAGACGGCGCCAAGAGCGACGGCCGCATCGAAGCCAGCGCCGGAACTGCCCGTGTACTGGACGAGGTCCCGGAAGGCGCCACCGACCGGCTGGCGCTGTGCGGGGTAGAAGCCATCCCCAAACCCGCGCCAGACACCGTACTGGTGACTCAGGGGCGTACCCAGCTCAAGGGCCAGAAGCTGGTCTATGACGAAGCCGACGGAGTGGCGCGCATCGACGGCCCGATCACCTTTGACCGGGAGAACGGGAAAGACTCGCTGAGTGGTACCAGTCAGCGTATCGAAGTCAACGTGGACGCGGAAACCACCACACTGGTCGGGAGTGTCGTGCTGAACAGTGCGGGAGGACGGATCAGCCGGGCCGCCCGCGTGGAGTACGACGACACCCGCAACCTTGCCCGTCTGATTGGCACCCCAGAGCAGCCTGCCGAAAGCGTCAAGGGCGGCGACAAGCTGAGTGCGGGCATGATTCTGTATGACCTTGAGCACAATGAGGTCTATGCGGTCAAGGCCGAGGGCGGCACCATTACAGGGGAGTTTCTGGAGCAGGAAGAGGCGCCTGCCACCGATGCTCCTGCTCCTGCGCCGACGGCACCCCCAGGCTCTACGCCTGCAAACCCGCCGACGCGTCCCTGA
- a CDS encoding lactate/malate family dehydrogenase, with protein MKVGVVGSGLVGATAAYALTLRGTCSELVLTDKDEKRAHAEAQDIAHASPVSHGTRVSSGPTEALQGSRVVIVAAGANQQPGESRLDLTGKNAAIFRELIPQVAASAPGAVLLIATNPVDALTDLATRLAPDHAVVGSGTVLDSARFRHLIARRAEVDPTHVHGYVLGEHGDSEVLAWSTVTVAGLPVDEFMAARGLPWTAEMRAEIETGTRDAAAHIIDGKRATYYGIGASLARITERILGDRRAVLTVSAPTPEFGVSLSLPRIVSAGGVQGTIMPRLNADEQQALEASAQVLRDASAGLQA; from the coding sequence ATGAAGGTGGGTGTTGTCGGGTCGGGTCTGGTGGGAGCCACCGCTGCCTATGCCCTGACGCTGCGCGGCACGTGCAGCGAACTGGTTCTGACCGACAAGGACGAGAAACGTGCCCATGCTGAGGCCCAGGACATTGCGCACGCCTCGCCGGTCAGCCATGGAACCCGCGTCAGCAGCGGGCCCACTGAGGCCCTGCAGGGCAGCCGTGTGGTGATTGTGGCGGCTGGAGCCAATCAGCAACCTGGCGAGAGCCGGCTGGACCTGACCGGAAAGAACGCGGCGATTTTCCGTGAACTGATTCCGCAGGTGGCGGCGTCCGCTCCCGGGGCGGTCCTGCTGATTGCCACCAACCCGGTAGACGCCCTGACCGATCTGGCCACGCGGCTGGCGCCGGATCACGCTGTTGTCGGCTCCGGGACCGTACTGGACAGTGCGCGCTTCCGCCATCTGATCGCCCGCCGCGCAGAGGTCGACCCTACGCATGTGCATGGGTACGTTCTGGGCGAGCACGGCGACAGCGAGGTCCTGGCCTGGAGTACGGTGACGGTCGCCGGGCTCCCGGTCGACGAGTTCATGGCTGCCCGGGGGCTGCCCTGGACCGCGGAGATGCGCGCCGAGATTGAAACCGGCACGCGGGACGCCGCCGCGCATATCATCGACGGCAAACGCGCTACCTACTACGGCATCGGCGCCTCGCTGGCCCGCATCACCGAACGCATTCTGGGTGACCGACGTGCGGTTCTGACAGTCAGTGCGCCTACCCCGGAGTTCGGGGTAAGCCTCAGCCTGCCGCGCATTGTCAGCGCAGGCGGCGTGCAGGGCACGATCATGCCCCGCCTGAACGCAGACGAACAGCAGGCGCTGGAAGCCAGCGCTCAGGTACTCAGGGACGCGTCGGCGGGTTTGCAGGCGTAG
- a CDS encoding universal stress protein, with protein sequence MLAFWPEYGQSMTQNAAPFERIVVGLDFSPSSLHALDVARARFPGAQLLLLHVTDARVTAAPDLMGGVTPAAPDPALLHTLESADAERLSALAREGEETVQLVGDPVTGILETARNWGAELIVVGTHAQGALEHFFVGSSAEKLVARSPIPVLTVRVNEGGRQP encoded by the coding sequence ATGCTGGCGTTCTGGCCGGAGTACGGTCAGAGCATGACCCAGAACGCCGCACCTTTTGAAAGGATCGTTGTCGGTCTCGACTTCTCGCCGTCAAGCCTGCACGCACTCGACGTGGCACGGGCCCGCTTTCCCGGCGCGCAGCTGCTGCTGTTGCACGTGACAGACGCCCGCGTGACTGCGGCCCCGGACCTGATGGGCGGAGTCACTCCGGCGGCCCCCGACCCGGCGCTGCTGCACACCCTGGAAAGCGCTGATGCCGAGCGGCTCTCTGCCCTGGCCCGTGAAGGTGAGGAAACAGTGCAGCTGGTCGGAGATCCGGTCACCGGCATTCTGGAAACTGCGCGCAACTGGGGCGCCGAGCTGATCGTGGTCGGGACCCACGCCCAGGGCGCCCTGGAACATTTCTTTGTGGGCAGCAGTGCTGAGAAGCTGGTGGCCCGCAGCCCCATTCCGGTGTTGACCGTGCGTGTGAATGAAGGTGGTCGTCAGCCATGA
- a CDS encoding MBL fold metallo-hydrolase RNA specificity domain-containing protein produces MHLQSFGAACTVTGSMHLLTLNTAGGERHVLVDCGLFQGADELEARNHEPFPFEAQDLDAVILTHAHLDHVGRLPLLVRRGYRGAVYCTAPTAALAETVLLDSARLQVEGYRQALRRARRQGREDEVLPPLYEEDDVHRTLALLRPHLEFGKTTKVADLKVTPERAGHILGSAWLLMETPDARLIMSGDLGNRESGLQLDFTPPPAADAVVLETTYANRTHRPWAQTLEEFAGALRTSIRAGGKILIPSFAIERAQVILYTLKDLMNRGEVPHIPVFMDSPMAMRATYEYFEFGDELITPVREALQSGEDPFRPSTLHVVNTSAESQRLNRYDGPAIIMAGNGMMTGGRIQHHLKHHLWKPSTSLIIVSYQSPSSLGGRIVEGAETVRLMGEEVAVRAQVHTIGGFSAHADRDDLLAFLDTAGKPHVWLVHGETSVMSSFLPVLEQHGMKGDIVPDRQKVDLLGPGFAGGQPPGLVVDTQADPHQTTAE; encoded by the coding sequence ATGCACCTTCAGAGTTTCGGGGCGGCCTGCACGGTCACCGGCAGCATGCATCTGCTGACACTGAACACAGCCGGAGGCGAGCGGCATGTCCTGGTCGACTGCGGCCTGTTTCAGGGCGCCGACGAACTGGAGGCGCGCAACCATGAGCCGTTTCCATTCGAAGCGCAGGATCTGGATGCGGTGATCCTGACGCACGCCCACCTGGACCATGTGGGGCGCCTGCCCCTGCTGGTCCGGCGGGGCTACCGCGGCGCGGTCTACTGCACCGCTCCGACAGCTGCGCTGGCCGAGACGGTGCTGCTGGACTCTGCCCGGCTACAGGTCGAGGGTTACCGTCAGGCCCTGCGCCGCGCCCGGCGACAGGGCCGTGAGGACGAAGTATTGCCGCCACTGTACGAAGAGGACGATGTTCACCGCACGCTGGCGCTGCTCCGGCCCCATCTGGAGTTTGGGAAAACCACCAAGGTCGCCGATCTGAAGGTCACGCCCGAGCGCGCCGGGCACATCCTGGGCAGCGCCTGGCTGCTGATGGAAACGCCGGATGCCCGGCTGATCATGAGCGGAGACCTGGGCAACCGCGAAAGCGGCCTGCAGCTCGACTTTACTCCGCCCCCGGCGGCCGATGCGGTGGTGCTGGAAACCACCTATGCCAACCGGACCCACCGGCCCTGGGCCCAGACCCTCGAGGAGTTTGCCGGGGCGCTGCGCACCAGCATCCGCGCAGGCGGAAAAATATTGATCCCCAGCTTTGCCATCGAACGGGCGCAGGTCATTCTGTACACCCTCAAGGACCTGATGAACCGCGGCGAGGTTCCGCACATTCCGGTGTTCATGGATTCACCCATGGCCATGCGCGCCACCTACGAGTATTTCGAGTTTGGCGACGAGCTGATCACCCCTGTTCGGGAGGCTCTCCAGAGCGGTGAAGATCCCTTCCGTCCCAGCACGCTGCATGTCGTGAACACCAGCGCCGAGTCGCAGCGCCTCAACCGCTACGACGGTCCGGCGATCATCATGGCGGGCAACGGCATGATGACCGGTGGACGTATCCAGCATCACCTCAAGCATCACCTGTGGAAACCCAGCACCAGCCTGATCATCGTGTCGTACCAGTCGCCCAGCAGCCTGGGCGGCCGGATCGTGGAGGGCGCCGAGACGGTGCGGCTGATGGGGGAAGAGGTGGCCGTGCGTGCCCAGGTGCACACCATCGGGGGCTTCAGCGCGCACGCCGACCGCGACGACCTGCTGGCCTTCCTGGACACCGCCGGCAAGCCGCACGTCTGGCTGGTGCACGGTGAAACGTCTGTGATGAGCAGCTTTCTGCCGGTCCTGGAGCAGCACGGCATGAAGGGCGATATCGTGCCGGACCGGCAGAAGGTGGACCTGCTGGGCCCCGGCTTTGCGGGCGGGCAGCCGCCGGGGCTGGTGGTGGACACACAGGCTGATCCTCATCAGACCACTGCAGAGTAA
- a CDS encoding DUF3105 domain-containing protein — MKRTLLPLLLLSLTACGNKGIEGAQTFKYSAGDHRSGSLVYNETPPAGGAHNPVWQNCGVYDQPLYNEYAVHSLEHGAVWITYRPDLEAAQVAQLKALAQGRTYTLLSPYEGLDTPVAISAWGAQLKVDKADDARLKAFLDKYEQGATAPERGAPCSGGYSGTR; from the coding sequence ATGAAACGCACGTTGCTGCCCCTTCTGCTCCTGAGCCTGACTGCCTGCGGAAACAAAGGAATCGAGGGAGCCCAGACCTTCAAGTATTCCGCCGGTGATCACCGCAGCGGATCGCTGGTGTACAACGAGACACCCCCAGCCGGCGGCGCCCACAATCCCGTCTGGCAGAACTGCGGCGTGTACGATCAGCCCCTGTACAACGAATATGCAGTGCACAGCCTGGAACACGGCGCGGTGTGGATCACCTACCGCCCCGACCTGGAAGCCGCGCAGGTCGCGCAGCTCAAGGCCCTGGCCCAGGGCCGGACCTATACCCTGCTGAGCCCCTACGAGGGGCTGGACACCCCCGTGGCTATCAGCGCCTGGGGGGCCCAGCTGAAGGTCGACAAGGCCGATGACGCCCGCCTGAAAGCCTTCCTCGACAAGTACGAGCAGGGAGCCACCGCACCCGAACGCGGCGCACCGTGCTCGGGTGGCTACAGCGGCACCCGCTGA
- a CDS encoding class I SAM-dependent methyltransferase — protein MPDLNFTFEPMSVVLPAVRRQLQITGEVAFTVADPDRGLGLYAGEATSAGLHRPWSTWVDLASLLDAHLLTPERTEEGQVRVRLRAQAPSPDPDAAGYSAQGDWARVDKLEDPVFLFTLVEALRRVGPPAGGRVLSLGVNAGRELDALALAFPDHTFEVHGVDLEPSALTAAQQRHPDMTVHELDVTTLPQAHLGRFDLILALSLLQSPGIRQDVLLSALWRHHLTPEGGLVLGYPNARYRDGALSYGARVRNYRRPDLSLMAADVTDARRRLQRQGFKVFVTGKYEVLVTAIPSSVTTPTGLEL, from the coding sequence GTGCCTGACCTGAATTTTACCTTTGAGCCCATGAGCGTGGTCCTGCCTGCCGTACGGCGGCAGTTGCAGATCACCGGCGAGGTGGCCTTCACGGTAGCGGACCCGGACCGCGGCCTGGGACTGTATGCCGGCGAGGCCACATCCGCCGGACTGCACCGGCCCTGGAGCACCTGGGTAGATCTTGCCAGTCTGCTTGACGCGCACCTGTTGACTCCTGAGCGTACAGAGGAGGGGCAGGTGCGTGTGCGGTTGCGGGCTCAGGCCCCCAGCCCAGATCCCGACGCTGCCGGTTACAGCGCGCAGGGCGACTGGGCGCGGGTGGACAAGCTGGAAGACCCGGTGTTTCTGTTTACCCTGGTCGAGGCGCTGCGGCGCGTGGGTCCGCCAGCAGGGGGCCGGGTGCTGTCCCTGGGCGTCAATGCCGGGCGCGAACTCGACGCGCTGGCGCTGGCTTTCCCGGACCACACGTTCGAGGTGCACGGAGTGGATCTGGAGCCCTCGGCCCTGACGGCTGCCCAGCAGCGGCATCCGGACATGACGGTTCACGAGCTGGACGTGACCACCCTGCCGCAGGCCCACCTGGGCCGCTTTGACCTGATTCTGGCCCTGAGCCTGCTGCAGAGCCCCGGGATCCGGCAGGACGTGCTGCTCAGCGCGTTGTGGCGCCATCACCTGACGCCCGAAGGTGGCCTGGTGCTGGGTTACCCGAATGCCCGTTACCGTGATGGGGCGCTGTCTTACGGGGCGCGCGTGCGCAATTACAGGCGACCGGACCTGAGCCTGATGGCCGCCGACGTCACTGATGCCCGGCGCCGGTTGCAGCGTCAGGGCTTCAAGGTCTTTGTAACCGGCAAGTACGAGGTGCTGGTCACGGCCATTCCCTCATCCGTGACCACGCCAACGGGTCTGGAACTGTAA
- a CDS encoding MetQ/NlpA family ABC transporter substrate-binding protein, which translates to MNKLLILTALTLSSFAAAGTLRVGASPVPHAEILNVVKPILAKQGVNLQIREFSDYVQPNLALADGSIDVNFFQHLPYLNEFQKSRPLGIVAGAKVHVEPMGVYSRRVKSFKDLKTGATIALPNDPSNSGRALKLLERAGLIRLKPGVGVRGTVLDITTNVKRLKFRELEAAQLPRALGDVDVAVINTNYALDAGLNPLKDALLIENANSPYANLLAAKAETLKNPDYLKLAAALRSPEVKAFILKKYNGAVVPAF; encoded by the coding sequence ATGAATAAGCTCCTGATCCTGACCGCCCTGACCCTCTCCTCCTTCGCCGCTGCTGGCACCCTCCGTGTGGGCGCCAGCCCCGTGCCACACGCGGAGATCCTGAATGTCGTCAAACCCATCCTGGCCAAGCAGGGTGTCAATCTGCAGATCCGCGAGTTCAGCGACTACGTGCAGCCCAACCTTGCGCTGGCCGATGGCAGCATCGACGTGAACTTCTTCCAGCACCTGCCGTACCTGAACGAATTCCAGAAGAGCCGCCCGCTGGGCATCGTGGCGGGTGCCAAGGTGCACGTTGAGCCGATGGGCGTGTACAGCCGCCGCGTCAAGAGCTTCAAGGACCTGAAGACCGGCGCGACGATCGCCCTGCCCAACGATCCGAGCAACAGCGGACGCGCTCTGAAACTGCTGGAGCGGGCTGGCCTGATCCGCCTGAAGCCCGGCGTGGGTGTGCGAGGCACGGTGCTGGACATCACCACCAACGTCAAGCGCCTGAAATTCCGCGAACTGGAAGCCGCGCAGCTTCCCCGTGCGCTGGGTGACGTGGACGTCGCCGTGATCAACACCAACTACGCGCTGGACGCGGGTCTCAACCCCCTCAAGGACGCGCTGCTGATCGAGAACGCCAACAGCCCGTACGCCAACCTGCTGGCGGCCAAGGCAGAAACGCTCAAGAACCCCGACTACCTGAAACTGGCTGCTGCACTGCGCAGTCCGGAGGTCAAGGCTTTTATCCTGAAGAAGTACAACGGCGCAGTGGTGCCGGCTTTCTGA
- a CDS encoding methionine ABC transporter permease, producing the protein MSWDTLWPLLWQGTLETLLMVVPSALIAQALGTALGVLLTLTRPGGLKPQAPLHRVLDAVVNAGRSLPFIILLVLLIPLTRLLIGTSIGSTAAIVPLTVAAIPFVARLVDGALQGVPQGVGEAARAMGASTFQVIGKVLLPEARPALIHSFTVMVVSLISYSAMAGAIGGGGLGDLAIRYGYQRFETGVMVATVVMLLLLVQGVQWLGDAAARRTDHR; encoded by the coding sequence ATGAGCTGGGACACACTCTGGCCACTGCTGTGGCAGGGCACCCTGGAAACGCTGCTGATGGTGGTGCCCTCAGCGCTGATTGCCCAGGCTCTGGGGACCGCACTCGGCGTGCTGCTGACCCTCACGCGTCCCGGTGGCCTCAAGCCTCAGGCGCCCCTTCACCGTGTCCTGGACGCTGTGGTCAACGCAGGCCGGAGCCTCCCCTTCATCATCCTGCTGGTTCTGCTGATTCCGCTGACGCGTCTGCTGATCGGCACCAGCATCGGCAGCACCGCGGCCATCGTGCCGCTGACGGTCGCCGCGATTCCCTTCGTGGCCCGGCTGGTGGACGGCGCGCTGCAGGGTGTGCCCCAGGGCGTGGGTGAGGCCGCCCGCGCGATGGGGGCCAGCACGTTCCAGGTGATCGGCAAGGTGCTGCTGCCCGAGGCCCGTCCTGCCCTGATTCACAGCTTCACCGTGATGGTCGTGAGCCTGATCAGCTACAGCGCCATGGCCGGTGCGATTGGTGGGGGAGGTCTGGGAGACCTGGCCATCCGCTACGGCTACCAGCGCTTCGAGACCGGCGTGATGGTCGCCACCGTCGTCATGCTGCTGCTGCTGGTGCAGGGCGTGCAGTGGCTGGGTGACGCTGCCGCCCGCCGCACCGACCACCGCTGA
- a CDS encoding methionine ABC transporter ATP-binding protein, whose translation MTRSFPPALVFEGVRRTYPGQAGPALRDVSFSVPRGSRTGIIGRSGAGKSTLVRLISGLELPDAGHVSVQGQDFSALSASARRERQARTGLVFQHFNLLAQRTALGNVTLPLELRGVPRAQREARARELLAQVGLADLASRYPAQLSGGQKQRVGIARALATEPDLLLADEATSALDPETSAGILTLLTDLQRDRDLTVVIVTHQLEVVRAATTHVAVLDSGQLVEFGQTREVLSQPQHAVTRALLEAHRPAASLTAGEQLRRVTLAELSPRTLTALAGLGARVVQADAHPLGVDVWLAVPDGTPDIPAHLARVAQLAGAGA comes from the coding sequence ATGACCCGTTCTTTTCCCCCTGCTCTCGTCTTTGAGGGCGTCCGCAGGACGTATCCCGGCCAGGCCGGCCCGGCACTGCGGGACGTGAGCTTCTCAGTGCCGCGTGGCAGCCGCACCGGCATCATCGGTCGCAGCGGCGCCGGCAAAAGCACGCTGGTGCGCCTGATCAGCGGCCTGGAACTTCCCGACGCCGGCCACGTGAGCGTCCAGGGCCAGGACTTCTCGGCCCTGAGCGCCAGCGCCCGCCGCGAACGGCAGGCCCGGACCGGCCTGGTGTTTCAGCATTTCAACCTGCTGGCACAGCGCACGGCGCTGGGAAACGTGACCCTGCCGCTGGAGTTGCGGGGCGTGCCGCGTGCCCAGCGCGAAGCCCGCGCCCGCGAACTGCTGGCCCAGGTGGGCCTCGCCGATCTGGCCAGCCGCTACCCGGCGCAGCTGTCTGGTGGGCAGAAACAGCGCGTGGGCATTGCACGCGCCCTGGCCACCGAGCCGGATCTCCTGCTGGCCGACGAGGCCACCAGCGCCCTGGACCCCGAGACCAGCGCCGGAATTCTGACCCTGCTGACCGACCTGCAGCGTGACCGCGACCTGACCGTGGTCATCGTCACGCATCAGCTGGAGGTCGTGCGGGCGGCAACCACCCATGTGGCGGTGCTGGACAGCGGGCAGCTGGTCGAATTCGGCCAGACGCGGGAGGTCCTGAGCCAGCCGCAGCACGCCGTGACCCGTGCGCTGCTCGAGGCTCACCGGCCCGCAGCTTCCCTGACGGCCGGTGAACAGCTGCGGCGCGTCACCCTGGCGGAACTCTCACCGCGCACACTGACGGCTCTGGCGGGACTTGGAGCCCGTGTGGTGCAGGCTGACGCACACCCGCTGGGCGTGGACGTCTGGCTGGCTGTGCCGGACGGTACGCCGGATATCCCGGCTCACCTGGCCCGGGTAGCGCAGCTTGCGGGAGCGGGCGCATGA
- the trmB gene encoding tRNA (guanine(46)-N(7))-methyltransferase TrmB, with product MIFRLSDFRFPDPAERLYPETPDRPWVLEVGFGDGRFWPHFARTFPQPPNYLGVEISGVSLLKAHRRLKAAGLGNAVLTKLPADVLVREVIPHGALDLIVVNFPDPWPKAGHTEHRLLRAPFFELAASRLKPGGAVLLTTDHDEYFEFACGEAGKSGVMAVDTAQEPPPAALETKYALKWRDLGLGAHHARFRPTAHPQVPHGTTTPYPELETDVPHAVLTLPVSFEPAHFAKQTTRGQNWTVVLLDLYSSLRRDGWVALAHVVEGELTQEVLVGITRREDGSYLVRLAKFGGPIITPGVKAAVGAVTAWLESEGAEVRHRGY from the coding sequence ATGATTTTCCGGCTTTCAGACTTCCGGTTTCCGGATCCCGCCGAGCGGCTGTATCCCGAAACGCCGGACCGTCCCTGGGTGCTGGAAGTGGGCTTTGGTGACGGGCGCTTCTGGCCCCACTTCGCGCGCACCTTCCCGCAGCCGCCGAATTATCTGGGCGTGGAAATCAGCGGCGTGTCGCTGCTCAAGGCCCACCGTCGCCTCAAAGCCGCCGGGCTCGGCAACGCCGTGCTGACCAAGCTGCCGGCTGACGTCCTGGTCCGCGAGGTGATCCCGCACGGAGCGCTGGACCTGATCGTCGTGAATTTTCCTGATCCCTGGCCCAAGGCCGGGCATACCGAGCACCGCCTGCTGCGCGCTCCGTTTTTCGAGCTGGCTGCCAGCCGCCTGAAGCCCGGCGGGGCGGTGCTGCTGACCACCGACCATGACGAGTACTTCGAATTTGCCTGCGGCGAGGCTGGGAAAAGCGGGGTCATGGCGGTGGACACCGCTCAGGAGCCGCCGCCAGCTGCCCTGGAAACCAAGTACGCCCTCAAATGGCGTGATCTGGGCCTGGGGGCCCATCATGCCCGCTTCAGGCCCACCGCCCATCCACAGGTGCCGCACGGCACCACCACTCCCTATCCCGAACTGGAGACCGACGTGCCCCACGCTGTGCTGACCCTGCCTGTAAGTTTTGAGCCTGCGCATTTTGCCAAGCAGACGACCCGGGGCCAGAACTGGACCGTGGTGCTGCTTGACCTGTACAGCAGCCTGCGCCGTGACGGCTGGGTCGCCCTGGCGCACGTGGTCGAAGGCGAGCTGACGCAGGAAGTCCTGGTGGGCATCACCCGGCGGGAAGACGGCTCTTATCTGGTGCGTCTGGCCAAGTTCGGCGGGCCGATCATCACGCCCGGAGTGAAGGCGGCGGTGGGGGCCGTGACTGCCTGGCTGGAAAGCGAAGGCGCTGAAGTCCGTCACCGCGGGTACTGA
- a CDS encoding FAD-dependent oxidoreductase yields the protein MFGPPSPRSRPQPGHLYDVAVVGAGLGGTELAWRLARAGQDVLLVSQALDHLGTLYQPTIQGADFPQGSVFARTADQMAPDTDGWTFHRLLKAEIEATSGIHLLQSTVTALDEEDTQVVISTWEGPKLHARTVVLAVGAFLKGRLLIGDTMEDAGRLSEVAYDFLAEDLIASGVWLIGAEQTAAAVDGAPAYDVRFLTPAPGELDGFRIRRLDRVRMLGRCMPGEHTYGSVLQDAARLAAELLGNGTQEESL from the coding sequence ATGTTTGGTCCTCCTTCTCCCCGCAGCCGCCCACAACCGGGGCACCTCTACGACGTGGCTGTCGTGGGTGCCGGTCTGGGCGGCACCGAGCTCGCCTGGCGCCTGGCCCGCGCCGGGCAGGATGTGCTGCTGGTGTCGCAGGCCCTGGACCACCTGGGCACCCTGTACCAGCCGACCATCCAGGGCGCGGATTTCCCGCAGGGCAGCGTGTTCGCCCGGACGGCAGACCAGATGGCGCCGGACACCGACGGCTGGACCTTCCACCGGCTGCTCAAGGCCGAAATCGAGGCCACCAGCGGCATTCATCTGCTGCAAAGTACCGTGACCGCCCTGGATGAGGAGGACACGCAGGTAGTGATTTCCACCTGGGAAGGCCCCAAGCTGCACGCCCGCACGGTGGTGCTGGCCGTCGGGGCTTTCCTGAAGGGCCGGCTGCTGATCGGGGACACCATGGAAGACGCCGGTCGCCTGTCCGAGGTCGCCTATGACTTTCTGGCCGAGGATCTGATTGCCAGCGGTGTGTGGCTGATCGGGGCGGAGCAGACTGCTGCCGCGGTGGACGGCGCTCCGGCCTACGACGTGCGCTTTCTGACACCCGCACCAGGAGAACTCGACGGATTTCGCATCAGACGCCTCGACCGGGTGCGCATGCTGGGCCGCTGCATGCCGGGTGAGCACACCTATGGCAGCGTGCTGCAGGATGCGGCGCGACTGGCAGCCGAACTGCTCGGTAACGGGACTCAGGAGGAGAGCTTATGA